The Pseudomonas wenzhouensis genome has a segment encoding these proteins:
- a CDS encoding glycosyltransferase — translation MTTSDQAHGETERWVLQFCHGYDGPFLDCARQYAVLFKGTPYKVCTVYLTGKPSTEVERGSASDEVIFLDYSSAQVRGLKLGAIRDFRRIAASRDFALCIAHRFKPIYVALLGSDLPVIGVHHAFGDFKRRSRQLFANFFRKRLALLGVSNAVRDDMRACLPGWPAERIETLYNRIDVEAVQAEQVSREAAREHLGLPLDAWVVGNVGRLHPDKDQATLIRGFAQALPQLPAGSLLAIMGSGRLEAQLKALATELGVSDSVRFLGQVPNGRHYFKAFDVFALTSDHEPFGMVLLEAMAAEVPVICSDCGGGREVVDGSGLLVAFAQPSALATGLRECAEGLIDTQSSADRLSLCFSDQAARERFWTLGWLSQ, via the coding sequence ATGACCACGTCTGACCAGGCACATGGCGAGACCGAGCGTTGGGTGCTGCAGTTCTGCCATGGCTATGACGGTCCCTTTCTGGATTGTGCGCGGCAATACGCCGTGCTGTTCAAGGGCACGCCCTACAAGGTCTGCACGGTTTACCTGACGGGTAAACCGAGTACCGAGGTCGAGCGCGGCTCGGCCTCGGACGAGGTAATTTTCCTCGACTACTCCAGCGCTCAGGTGCGCGGCCTCAAGCTGGGGGCGATCCGCGATTTCCGGCGAATCGCTGCCTCACGCGACTTTGCCCTGTGCATCGCCCACCGCTTCAAACCGATCTATGTCGCCTTGCTCGGCAGCGACCTGCCGGTGATCGGCGTGCATCACGCCTTTGGCGACTTCAAGCGTCGTTCACGCCAGTTGTTCGCCAACTTCTTTCGCAAGCGCCTGGCGCTGCTTGGTGTGTCTAACGCCGTACGCGACGACATGCGCGCCTGCCTGCCTGGTTGGCCTGCCGAGCGTATTGAAACGCTGTACAACCGCATAGACGTCGAGGCCGTGCAGGCTGAACAAGTATCTCGTGAGGCTGCCCGTGAGCATCTTGGGCTGCCGCTAGATGCCTGGGTGGTCGGCAATGTCGGCCGTCTGCATCCGGACAAGGATCAGGCTACGCTGATTCGCGGTTTCGCCCAGGCACTGCCACAACTGCCTGCAGGTAGTCTGCTGGCGATCATGGGTAGCGGCCGGCTGGAGGCGCAGTTGAAGGCATTGGCAACTGAACTGGGCGTCAGCGATTCGGTACGCTTTCTCGGTCAGGTGCCCAATGGGCGACACTATTTCAAGGCGTTCGACGTGTTCGCGCTGACCTCCGATCATGAGCCGTTCGGCATGGTGTTGCTGGAGGCGATGGCAGCGGAGGTACCCGTTATCTGTAGTGATTGTGGCGGCGGCCGTGAGGTGGTGGACGGGAGTGGCTTGCTGGTTGCTTTTGCTCAACCCTCTGCATTGGCAACAGGCTTGCGTGAATGTGCCGAGGGTCTGATAGACACGCAGTCATCAGCTGATAGGTTGAGTCTGTGCTTTAGTGATCAGGCAGCACGTGAGCGCTTCTGGACGCTCGGTTGGTTGTCCCAATAA
- a CDS encoding lipopolysaccharide kinase InaA family protein, with protein MASWNLAPEYRALAADFGSFEAVFAIEGERLTKDPLSEVVRIERDGVRYYVKRYWGAGKGLRRYLGRPRVKAEWQNLKLFAKWGIPTAPIVAHGLERKAGAFVRGALITRELENTVDLAEVASRQDLRLADRTWVQIISRQLAKCTRTLHDHHFTHNDLKWRNLLVNDKAELYFIDCPTGSFWWGPLLRYRIVKDLACLDKVAKYHLSRTQRLRFYLQYRQRSRLSRGDKQRVRQILKFFEGRE; from the coding sequence ATGGCTAGCTGGAACCTGGCCCCCGAATATCGTGCGCTCGCAGCAGACTTCGGATCTTTCGAGGCTGTTTTTGCTATCGAAGGGGAGCGCTTGACCAAGGATCCACTGTCGGAGGTCGTGCGCATCGAACGTGACGGTGTTCGCTATTACGTAAAGCGCTACTGGGGGGCGGGTAAAGGTCTGCGCCGTTATCTGGGGCGTCCGCGGGTCAAGGCCGAATGGCAGAACCTCAAATTGTTCGCCAAGTGGGGCATCCCTACCGCGCCTATTGTTGCGCATGGTCTTGAGCGCAAGGCAGGAGCGTTTGTGCGTGGCGCGCTGATCACGCGTGAACTGGAGAATACAGTCGATCTTGCTGAAGTCGCCAGTCGTCAGGATCTGCGCTTGGCTGATCGGACATGGGTTCAAATCATCAGTCGGCAGTTGGCCAAGTGCACACGGACGCTGCACGATCACCACTTCACCCACAATGATCTGAAGTGGCGCAATCTGCTGGTCAACGACAAGGCCGAACTGTACTTCATCGATTGCCCCACCGGCAGCTTCTGGTGGGGGCCCCTACTGCGTTACCGCATCGTCAAGGATCTGGCCTGCCTAGATAAGGTCGCCAAGTACCACCTGTCGCGCACGCAACGCCTGCGTTTCTACCTGCAATACCGCCAGCGCAGTCGGTTGAGTCGTGGTGACAAGCAGCGTGTCCGGCAAATCCTCAAGTTCTTCGAGGGACGTGAATGA
- the waaC gene encoding lipopolysaccharide heptosyltransferase I, giving the protein MRVLIIKTSSLGDVVHTLPALTDAARAIPGIRFDWVVEEGFAEIPAWHPAVSQVIPVAIRRWRKHPLRTWRSGEWARFKRRLRETRYDLVIDAQGLLKSAWLTRYVSAPVAGLDRDSAREPLASRFYDRRYAVPKDQHALERVRQLFAKALGYTLPSGTGDYGLNRTAMMDAPAQPYLVFLHGTTWTSKHWPEADWRALAERMDELGWAVRLPWGNETEKARAERIAAGLTHAAVLPKLNLAGVAKVIAGASACVSVDTGLGHLAAALDVPNISLYGPTLPGKVGAYGRSQIHLCACGPNAGSGDRDKPCFDGLGAERVGLELEALLLAPPGTL; this is encoded by the coding sequence TTGCGGGTGCTGATCATCAAGACCTCGTCGCTGGGCGACGTGGTGCATACCCTGCCAGCGCTGACTGATGCCGCACGCGCCATTCCCGGTATTCGCTTCGATTGGGTGGTGGAAGAAGGCTTTGCCGAGATTCCCGCCTGGCATCCGGCCGTTTCCCAGGTGATCCCGGTGGCCATTCGCCGCTGGCGCAAGCATCCGCTGCGCACCTGGCGTAGCGGCGAATGGGCACGCTTCAAGCGGCGTCTGCGGGAAACCCGCTATGACCTGGTGATCGATGCCCAGGGCCTGCTCAAGAGCGCCTGGCTGACGCGTTACGTCTCGGCACCGGTAGCGGGGCTGGATCGCGACTCGGCGCGTGAGCCGCTGGCCAGTCGCTTCTATGATCGCCGCTATGCGGTACCCAAGGATCAACATGCCCTGGAACGGGTGCGCCAGCTGTTCGCCAAGGCGCTCGGTTACACGCTGCCGTCCGGCACGGGTGACTACGGCCTCAACCGTACGGCGATGATGGATGCCCCGGCGCAGCCTTATCTGGTGTTCCTGCATGGCACCACCTGGACCAGCAAGCATTGGCCGGAAGCCGACTGGCGTGCGCTGGCTGAGCGCATGGACGAGCTGGGCTGGGCCGTGCGTCTGCCTTGGGGCAACGAGACGGAAAAGGCGCGTGCCGAGCGCATCGCTGCCGGCCTGACGCATGCCGCCGTGCTGCCGAAGCTGAATCTGGCCGGTGTGGCCAAGGTGATCGCCGGCGCCAGCGCTTGCGTCTCTGTCGACACCGGCCTTGGTCATCTGGCCGCCGCGCTGGATGTGCCCAATATCTCCCTCTACGGTCCAACCCTGCCCGGCAAGGTGGGCGCCTACGGCCGTAGCCAGATTCACCTGTGCGCCTGCGGCCCGAACGCCGGCAGCGGTGACCGTGACAAGCCCTGCTTCGATGGCCTCGGCGCCGAGCGCGTCGGCCTGGAACTGGAGGCGCTGCTGCTGGCGCCTCCCGGCACCCTTTAA
- a CDS encoding glycosyltransferase family 4 protein, which yields MQLAFVLYKYFPFGGLQRDFMRIALECQARGHAIRVYTPIWEGENPGGFDVRVAPVRALFNHRRNEKFSAWLQADLKRDPVDRVIGFNKMPGLDVYYAADGCFEDKAQTLRNPIYRRWGRYKHFADYERAVFAPESKTEILMISEVQQPLFVKHYKTPLQRFHLLPPGIAQDRRAPANAGEIRAEFRREFKLADDDLLLVQIGSGFKTKGLDRSLKALAALPRELRKRTRLIAIGQDDPKPFLLQVKALGLSDQVQILKGRSDIPRFLLGADLLIHPAYNENTGTVLLEALVSGLPVLVSDVCGYAHYIADADCGRVVPSPFEQEQLNRTLADMLADPEHRAFWGRNGLAYADSADLYSMPQKAADVILASRCA from the coding sequence ATGCAACTGGCCTTCGTTCTCTACAAGTACTTCCCGTTCGGCGGGCTGCAGCGCGATTTCATGCGCATCGCCCTGGAGTGCCAGGCGCGCGGCCATGCCATTCGCGTCTACACGCCGATCTGGGAAGGGGAAAATCCCGGCGGTTTCGATGTACGCGTGGCGCCGGTACGCGCGTTGTTCAACCATCGCCGCAACGAAAAATTCAGTGCCTGGTTGCAGGCTGACCTGAAGCGCGATCCGGTCGACCGGGTGATCGGTTTCAACAAGATGCCGGGGCTGGATGTTTATTACGCTGCCGATGGCTGCTTCGAGGACAAGGCGCAGACCTTGCGTAACCCGATCTATCGCCGCTGGGGCCGTTACAAGCACTTCGCCGATTACGAGCGTGCGGTGTTCGCGCCGGAATCGAAGACCGAGATTCTGATGATCTCCGAGGTGCAGCAACCGCTGTTCGTCAAGCACTACAAGACGCCGTTGCAGCGTTTCCACCTGCTGCCACCGGGTATCGCCCAGGATCGCCGCGCGCCGGCCAATGCTGGCGAGATTCGCGCCGAATTCCGCCGCGAGTTCAAGCTGGCCGACGATGACCTGCTGCTGGTGCAGATTGGCTCCGGCTTCAAGACCAAGGGTCTGGATCGCAGTCTCAAGGCGCTGGCCGCGTTGCCGCGCGAGCTGCGCAAGCGCACGCGGCTAATCGCCATCGGCCAGGACGATCCAAAGCCTTTCCTGCTGCAGGTCAAGGCGCTGGGGCTGTCCGATCAGGTGCAGATTCTCAAGGGACGCAGCGACATTCCGCGCTTTCTGCTGGGGGCCGATCTGTTGATCCATCCGGCCTACAACGAGAACACCGGCACCGTACTGCTTGAGGCGCTGGTGTCCGGCCTGCCGGTACTGGTCAGTGATGTCTGCGGCTACGCCCATTACATCGCTGATGCTGATTGCGGCCGGGTCGTGCCCAGCCCCTTCGAACAGGAGCAGCTCAACCGCACCCTGGCCGATATGCTGGCTGATCCCGAGCACCGCGCGTTCTGGGGGCGCAACGGCCTGGCCTATGCCGATAGCGCCGACCTGTATTCGATGCCGCAGAAGGCGGCCGACGTGATCCTCGCTTCGAGGTGCGCGTGA
- a CDS encoding DUF6625 family protein — protein sequence MVTVAPSICFIIPYFGRWPFWMPLFLESCRTNPDIDWLLFSDCGEPEGLPANVRVEPVTYADYCSLVSDRLGISFSPVNPYKLCDLKPALGFIHQEQLRGYDFWAFGDLDLIYGRLRQYFTDERLARYDLYSTHARRVSGHLCLIRNTDVMRQLFMRMPHWQERLGDQEHHALDEGAFSRLFLWRKNFPKPLFNLVGRFNPLRRRSEFIEAFSTPDGCIPWIDGSFNFPRCWLWRNGSLTNDQDGDRQFPYFHFAIWKRGAWSDKSAPAQESMQMLAVKQAWMIDEEGFSQWE from the coding sequence ATCGTGACTGTGGCCCCTAGTATTTGTTTCATCATTCCGTATTTTGGGCGCTGGCCGTTCTGGATGCCTCTGTTTCTTGAAAGCTGCAGAACCAATCCAGATATAGACTGGTTGCTTTTTAGTGACTGTGGCGAGCCGGAGGGTCTGCCGGCCAACGTTCGCGTTGAGCCCGTGACGTACGCTGACTATTGCTCGTTGGTTTCGGATCGTCTCGGTATATCGTTCTCACCGGTTAATCCCTACAAGCTTTGCGACCTCAAACCCGCTCTTGGCTTTATTCATCAAGAGCAATTGCGGGGATACGATTTTTGGGCATTCGGTGACCTCGACTTGATTTACGGGCGTTTACGCCAGTACTTCACCGATGAGCGGCTTGCACGTTACGACCTCTATTCCACACATGCCCGGCGTGTGTCTGGGCATCTTTGCCTGATACGTAATACGGACGTGATGCGTCAGCTGTTCATGCGCATGCCGCACTGGCAGGAGCGTTTGGGGGATCAGGAGCATCATGCACTCGATGAAGGTGCATTCAGTCGTTTGTTCCTGTGGCGGAAGAATTTTCCAAAGCCGCTTTTCAATTTGGTAGGGCGGTTCAATCCATTGCGTCGGCGTAGTGAGTTCATCGAGGCATTCAGCACCCCTGATGGATGTATCCCTTGGATCGATGGCAGTTTTAATTTTCCTAGGTGCTGGCTCTGGCGTAACGGCAGCCTGACCAACGACCAGGATGGTGATCGACAGTTTCCTTATTTCCACTTCGCCATATGGAAGCGTGGTGCGTGGTCGGATAAATCGGCTCCCGCGCAGGAGTCGATGCAGATGCTGGCAGTTAAGCAGGCTTGGATGATCGACGAAGAGGGATTTTCGCAGTGGGAGTGA
- the rfaP gene encoding lipopolysaccharide core heptose(I) kinase RfaP produces the protein MKLILAEPFKRLWAGRDAFEAVEALEGQVYRELEGRRTLRTEVEGRGYFVKIHRGIGWGEIVKNLLTAKAPVLGAAQEWQAIQRLTEAGVPTMTAVAYGERGSNPARQHSFIVTEELAPTVDMEQLSLNWAQQPPKPALKWALIREVAKMTGSMHRAGVNHRDCYICHFLLHSDRPIQASDLRLSLIDLHRAQVRRFTPRRWRDKDLAALYFSALDIGLTRRDKLRFLRTYFQRPLREVLREEASLLAWLERKAAKLYERKQRYGDAL, from the coding sequence GTGAAGCTGATTCTCGCCGAGCCGTTCAAGCGCCTGTGGGCCGGCCGGGACGCTTTCGAAGCCGTCGAGGCGCTCGAAGGGCAGGTCTACCGTGAACTGGAAGGTCGTCGCACCCTGCGTACCGAGGTCGAAGGGCGTGGCTACTTCGTCAAGATCCATCGTGGCATCGGTTGGGGCGAAATCGTCAAGAACCTGCTCACCGCCAAGGCTCCAGTGCTGGGGGCTGCGCAGGAATGGCAAGCCATCCAGCGCCTGACTGAAGCCGGTGTGCCGACCATGACTGCCGTGGCTTACGGTGAGCGCGGCAGCAATCCTGCACGCCAGCACTCCTTTATCGTCACCGAAGAACTGGCGCCGACCGTCGACATGGAACAGCTCAGCCTGAACTGGGCACAGCAGCCGCCGAAGCCGGCGCTGAAGTGGGCATTGATTCGCGAAGTGGCGAAGATGACTGGTAGTATGCACCGCGCCGGGGTCAACCACCGTGACTGCTACATCTGCCATTTTCTGCTGCACAGTGACCGGCCGATCCAGGCCAGCGACCTGCGTTTATCACTGATCGACCTGCACCGCGCCCAGGTGCGTCGCTTCACGCCACGGCGCTGGCGTGACAAGGACCTGGCCGCGCTGTACTTCTCGGCGTTGGACATCGGCCTGACCCGTCGCGACAAGCTGCGTTTTCTGCGCACCTACTTCCAGCGTCCGCTACGTGAGGTGCTGCGTGAAGAGGCAAGCCTGCTGGCCTGGCTGGAGCGCAAGGCGGCGAAACTGTATGAGCGTAAGCAGCGTTATGGGGATGCGCTCTGA
- a CDS encoding lipopolysaccharide kinase InaA family protein has translation MTDFIAAQDRALLERHGLASFDALWALKLEAVDEPNTERGGWSTVYRLELDERAFYLKRQSNHLTRSLLHPSGEPTFAREFRNICRYAELNIPALQAAFFAERRVPGERRAVLLTRALDGWQDLEHWLMGWSTLDSAGRTAILHACGELARRLHQAGQMHGCFYPKHIFLREQDGRVDAQLIDLEKTRPLLLGRRDRIKDLEPLLRRARIWNEAEVRELLAAYLGGAADVDAWWRRLGARQRNKEAR, from the coding sequence ATGACGGATTTTATCGCGGCGCAGGATCGCGCCCTGCTCGAACGCCATGGGTTGGCAAGCTTCGATGCCTTGTGGGCACTGAAGCTGGAGGCGGTGGACGAGCCCAATACCGAGCGCGGTGGCTGGAGTACGGTCTATCGTCTTGAGCTGGATGAGCGTGCCTTCTATCTCAAGCGGCAGAGCAATCATCTGACACGCAGCCTGCTGCATCCGTCAGGTGAGCCGACCTTCGCTCGCGAATTTCGCAATATCTGTCGTTATGCCGAATTGAACATACCGGCGCTACAAGCCGCTTTTTTTGCCGAGCGTCGAGTGCCAGGCGAGCGGCGCGCCGTTCTGCTCACGCGCGCGCTCGATGGCTGGCAGGATCTGGAGCACTGGCTGATGGGCTGGAGCACGCTCGACAGTGCCGGTCGCACGGCCATTCTGCATGCCTGTGGCGAGCTGGCGCGGCGTCTGCATCAAGCAGGGCAGATGCATGGCTGCTTTTATCCCAAGCATATTTTCCTCCGTGAACAGGACGGCCGGGTCGACGCGCAGCTGATCGATCTGGAGAAAACCCGGCCGCTGCTGCTGGGACGGCGTGATCGGATCAAGGATCTCGAACCGCTGTTGCGTCGCGCCAGAATCTGGAACGAGGCTGAAGTGCGTGAACTGTTGGCGGCCTATCTTGGCGGGGCGGCGGATGTCGACGCCTGGTGGCGCCGGCTCGGTGCGCGCCAGCGTAACAAGGAGGCACGGTGA
- a CDS encoding carbamoyltransferase, whose product MALTILGLSGALSHDPSAALYIDGKLIAAVEEERFVRDKHAKNRMPYESAKFCLEQAGIKPSDVDVVAIPFAPISIFEKARWQYAKRYAYAPDRALDAILFGNRRYKRYKKRIEWCLVQLGFDLKKVKVEPVEHHLAHASSAYHCSGFKEKTAILGIDGKGEYATTFFGYGENGKIHKIKEFYDPDSLGGLYGAITEYLGFEMLDGEFKVMGMAPYGDAAKYDFSRLAKFENGELIINTEYANVIGFRRYKENGKGYYFSPKLIEWLGPKREGDIADDPYIHYAASMQALFEKLALQMMEYYLGDILKETGKIAFAGGCALNVKLNQKIIARDDVKELFVQPASGDAGTAVGAAAYVSHQRGVPVEKMEHVYLGPSYSNEEVVAACAKHPNKPVFKRIDNTPERIAKIMVDGNPVAWFQGRMEFGPRALGGRSIIGCPSVPGVADRINEQIKFRERWRPFCPSMLDTVAPKMLKVDHPSPFMTFTFEVNEEWKERVGEVVHEDGTSRAQVLERRFNPRWYDLMLELEKLTGNGVSLNTSLNRRGEPMICSPTDALNMFYGSDLQYLIMEDILVVKDGKDWYDHV is encoded by the coding sequence GTGGCACTGACCATTCTCGGCCTGTCCGGCGCCCTCAGTCACGATCCGTCCGCCGCGCTGTATATCGACGGCAAGCTGATCGCGGCGGTGGAAGAGGAGCGCTTCGTGCGTGACAAGCACGCGAAGAACCGCATGCCCTACGAGTCGGCCAAGTTCTGCCTGGAGCAAGCCGGCATCAAGCCCTCGGATGTCGACGTGGTCGCCATTCCCTTCGCCCCTATCAGCATCTTCGAGAAGGCCCGCTGGCAGTACGCCAAGCGCTACGCCTACGCGCCGGATCGTGCGCTCGATGCCATCCTGTTCGGCAACCGCCGCTACAAACGCTACAAGAAGCGCATCGAGTGGTGCCTGGTGCAGCTCGGTTTCGACCTGAAGAAGGTCAAGGTCGAGCCGGTCGAACACCACCTGGCGCACGCTTCCAGCGCCTACCACTGCTCGGGCTTCAAGGAGAAGACCGCGATCCTCGGTATCGACGGCAAGGGCGAGTACGCCACCACCTTCTTCGGCTACGGCGAGAACGGCAAGATCCACAAGATCAAGGAGTTCTACGATCCGGATTCGCTCGGCGGCCTGTACGGCGCGATCACCGAGTACCTGGGCTTCGAGATGCTCGATGGCGAGTTCAAGGTCATGGGCATGGCGCCCTATGGCGACGCCGCCAAGTACGATTTCTCGCGGCTGGCCAAGTTCGAGAACGGCGAGCTGATCATCAACACCGAGTACGCCAACGTCATCGGTTTCCGTCGCTACAAGGAAAACGGCAAGGGCTACTACTTCTCACCCAAGCTGATCGAATGGCTCGGCCCGAAGCGTGAGGGCGATATCGCCGACGACCCGTACATCCATTATGCGGCCAGCATGCAGGCGCTGTTCGAGAAGCTGGCGCTGCAGATGATGGAGTACTACCTGGGCGACATCCTCAAGGAAACCGGCAAGATCGCCTTCGCCGGTGGCTGCGCGTTGAACGTCAAACTGAACCAGAAGATCATCGCCCGCGATGATGTCAAGGAGCTGTTCGTCCAGCCGGCCTCTGGCGATGCCGGCACCGCTGTCGGCGCCGCCGCCTACGTTTCGCACCAGCGCGGCGTACCGGTGGAGAAGATGGAACACGTCTATCTCGGCCCCTCGTACAGCAACGAGGAAGTCGTCGCCGCCTGCGCCAAGCACCCGAACAAGCCGGTGTTCAAGCGCATCGACAATACCCCCGAGCGCATCGCCAAGATCATGGTCGACGGCAACCCGGTAGCCTGGTTCCAGGGCCGCATGGAGTTCGGCCCGCGCGCCCTCGGTGGCCGTTCCATCATCGGCTGCCCGAGCGTGCCGGGCGTGGCCGACCGCATCAACGAGCAGATCAAGTTCCGCGAGCGCTGGAGACCCTTCTGTCCGTCCATGCTCGACACCGTGGCGCCGAAGATGCTCAAGGTCGATCACCCGAGCCCGTTCATGACCTTCACCTTCGAGGTGAACGAGGAATGGAAGGAGCGCGTTGGCGAAGTCGTGCATGAAGACGGCACCTCGCGCGCCCAGGTGCTGGAGCGCCGCTTCAACCCGCGCTGGTATGACCTGATGCTGGAGCTGGAGAAGCTCACCGGTAACGGCGTATCGCTGAACACCTCGCTCAACCGTCGTGGCGAGCCGATGATCTGCTCGCCCACCGATGCGCTGAACATGTTCTACGGCTCCGACCTGCAGTACCTGATCATGGAAGACATTCTCGTGGTCAAGGATGGCAAGGATTGGTATGACCACGTCTGA
- a CDS encoding lipopolysaccharide kinase InaA family protein, producing the protein MSLRELSQAGRAPALPLTLDIAGETLVLERLLRVLPGQRYVAAARWQERPVLAKLLVGSKAQRHFQRELEGAELLARQGLVTPELLAQGFIDGQGGWLLFDYLEGAQSLWEAWRQAAREPLLSDAQQAILAEALGAIGQMHAQGLWQADLHLDNLLQHEGRLYLIDGGGVRCETPGQPLSRARVLENLGVFFAQLPAELDEHLEELLIHYLLANGEHALPLEMLQAEIAKVRRWRLRDYLKKAARDCSLFAARIGAFGLRVVRREAEPALQPLLADLDARIDAGHIYKTGGAATVARVELDGRLLVVKRYNVKSWLHWLKRFWRPSRAWHSWIEGNRLQLLGFTTPTPLAVIERRWCWLRRRAYLITDYCGGQDIIARFEAYKQATPPETELLALDRLFAALLRERISHGDFKGHNLFWDETQGAWSLIDLDAMRQHRSTRSFARAYARDRARFLRNWPADSALYQLLDQRLPQVPGTCPN; encoded by the coding sequence ATGAGCTTGCGCGAACTGAGTCAGGCTGGGCGCGCACCCGCGCTACCACTGACGCTGGATATCGCCGGCGAAACGCTGGTGCTCGAGCGCCTGCTGCGTGTGCTGCCTGGGCAGCGTTATGTTGCTGCTGCACGTTGGCAGGAGCGCCCGGTGCTGGCCAAATTGCTGGTGGGCAGCAAGGCGCAGCGGCATTTTCAGCGTGAGCTGGAGGGTGCCGAGCTTTTGGCCCGACAGGGGCTGGTTACGCCCGAACTGCTGGCGCAGGGTTTTATCGACGGGCAGGGCGGTTGGCTGCTGTTCGACTATCTGGAGGGCGCGCAGAGCCTCTGGGAGGCCTGGCGCCAGGCGGCTCGCGAGCCGTTGCTGAGCGATGCGCAACAGGCGATCCTGGCTGAGGCGCTGGGGGCGATTGGGCAGATGCATGCTCAGGGCCTGTGGCAGGCCGACCTGCATCTGGACAACCTGCTCCAGCATGAAGGCCGCCTGTATCTGATCGACGGCGGCGGCGTGCGCTGCGAGACGCCTGGGCAGCCACTGTCGCGCGCGCGTGTGCTGGAAAACCTCGGCGTGTTCTTCGCCCAGTTGCCGGCTGAGCTGGACGAGCATCTGGAAGAGTTGTTGATCCACTACCTGCTGGCCAATGGTGAGCATGCGCTGCCGCTGGAAATGCTCCAGGCCGAGATTGCCAAGGTGCGCCGTTGGCGCTTGCGCGACTACCTGAAGAAGGCGGCGCGTGATTGCAGTCTGTTTGCTGCGCGCATTGGCGCCTTCGGCCTGCGCGTGGTGCGCCGTGAGGCAGAGCCGGCGTTGCAACCGCTGCTGGCCGATCTGGACGCTCGCATCGATGCCGGGCATATCTACAAGACCGGTGGTGCCGCTACGGTGGCACGTGTTGAGCTGGACGGTCGGCTGCTGGTGGTCAAGCGTTACAATGTGAAGAGCTGGCTGCACTGGCTCAAGCGCTTCTGGCGCCCGAGTCGTGCCTGGCATAGCTGGATCGAAGGCAATCGCCTGCAACTGCTAGGGTTCACGACGCCGACGCCGCTTGCCGTGATCGAACGGCGCTGGTGCTGGTTACGCCGCCGCGCCTACCTGATTACCGACTATTGCGGCGGGCAGGATATAATCGCCCGTTTCGAGGCATACAAGCAGGCAACGCCCCCGGAAACCGAGCTGCTGGCGCTGGATCGACTGTTCGCCGCCCTGTTGCGCGAACGAATCAGCCACGGTGATTTCAAGGGTCATAACCTGTTCTGGGATGAAACGCAGGGCGCCTGGTCGCTGATCGACCTGGATGCCATGCGACAGCATCGCAGTACGCGCAGTTTCGCCCGGGCCTATGCCCGCGACCGCGCCCGTTTTCTGCGCAACTGGCCGGCGGATTCCGCCCTGTACCAGTTGCTCGATCAACGTTTACCGCAGGTGCCCGGCACCTGCCCGAATTAG